From the Streptococcus hyointestinalis genome, the window TGATAATAAACGCTTGCGATTATCACCGACAGTTGTTTGGAAAAAGACATCAATCCCTAGCTCGGCAAATTTCTCAGACAGAAATTGAGCATTAGTGTTTACAATTTGTCCTGTCAGTAGCTCTGTACCGACAGTAATGAGTTCAGCTTTCATATGAACCACCTATCTATTCATTCGTTATTCTCCTTTATTTTAACAAAAAAAGTGACAAAAGCGTCACTTTTACACGATTACTTAAAATCACATTGATTGTCATGGTCATTGATAAGACCAGCTGCCTGTAAAAAAGAATAGATACAAACGGGTCCTACAAACTTAAAGCCTCGCTTTTTCATATCCTTTGAAATGGACTCAGACAGAGGCGTTTTGCTAGGAACAGGGTGTTGTTCATCCACTTGATTGACAATAGGCGTAAAGTTTGTAAAGCTCCAAATGTAGCGCTCAAAACTACCAAAAGTATCGCAAACAGCTAAAAAAGCTTGCGCATTGGCTCTTGTCGCATAGAGCTTCGCCTTGTGGCGAATAATGTTTGGATTGTCTAAAAGGGCATCCAAGTCACCATCAGACATCTCTGCGACTTTGTCAACATCATACTGGTGAAAAGCCACTCTAAAGGCAGCACGCTTCTTTAAGACCGTCTCCCAAGACAGCCCAGCTTGATAGGTCTCTAGACAGAGCAACTCAAACAATTGACCATCGTCATGACAGGGAATCCCCCATTCCTCATCATGATAATGAACATACAGTGGATTGGACTCTTTAACCCACGCACAACGCATAGTACACCTCCTCGTAAAATAAGTTTATGGGGATTTTTCAATCCCAAGTGTTAATAATTTTTTTATAACTTGACTATTGCAAGGTTTTCCAGAACAATAGAGTCATGGAATGGACTCAGGGTTGTTTCTACTACCTCCTTGTTGCCATGTCTTCAAAAAGGAGTCTGTTACCCAAACCTTGTTCCTACTTCCAACACACTAGCTGTTTCCACTAGACTCACTTCTGTATGTAGTAGCGTACAGGCGGCAGGTGAGTTAGTGATGAGAATTCTCTTAGGCGAGGCTGTTGGTTCAAGGTGTTTCTGGGGAACCTTACAGTAGTCAAGAAAACTTCCAAATACAAATGAAAGGAGACCTTCCAAATGAAATGTTTTGTCGGTTTAGACGTTAGTTCTACCAAACTTGATGTCTGTATCATGCTTAGTGATACGACTACTCCCTTCACAGCTTCTCTTTCCAATGATTTAACAGGCGCCTCTGAAATCAAGAAGCACATTCTTGAGCTCAATGAAACTTATTCCTTTGAGCGTATCGTTATTGGCATGGAAGCTACTAGTCTTTATAGCTTTCACCCTGCCATGTTCTTTAACGAGGATAGCCAGCTAAAAGCCCTAAACGTTGAAGTCATGGTGGAGCAACCCAATAAGATTAAGAAATATCGGGAAACGTTTGAAGAAAGTAAAAATGATACCATTGATGCCTTCTACATTGCCGATTATTTCCGTATTGAGCGCTTCTCACCTGCTTTTCTTAAAGAAGAGAAGTATCTAGCTCTCCAACACCTAACCAGAACAAGACTGCAACTCATTGAACAGTTGACAAGAACCAAACAGCACTTTATTGAAAATATCTATTATAAGTGCAATACCTTATCAACTGAAATCAAGAATGAGAACCTCACAACTTCTCTATGGTCTAGCACTATGATCTCCTTGATGACCAAAGACTATACTCTAGATGAATTAGCCACTGTTCCTCTCAAAGACCTTGCGGACTTTATCCAAAAATTGGGTAGAGGGCGATTCAAAGCTCCTGATAAATTAGCTAAAGCCATTCAAGCAGCTATTCGAGGCTCTTATCGTCTTCCTAAGCTCCAGCAAGATTCGGTTAATGTCATTCTTGGTCTTCTCGCTCGAGAAATCAGAAATCTTGAACAAATGATTAAGGATATTGATAAAGCCATTGAAGATATGGTCGAAGTCATCCCTGAATATCAGTGTTTAACTTCAATACCTGGTGTTGGCAAAGTTTACGCTGCAGGGATTATCGCTGAAATCGGACAGATTGAACGCTTTAAAGATCATCCTCAAGTCGCTAAATATGCGGGCTTGAATTGGAAACAGAATCAATCTGGGAACGCTAACTCTCAAAATACTGACCTTGTGAAAAGAGGCAATCGCTATCTCCGTTATTACTTAGTTGAAGCCGCCAACTCTGTCAGACGACACGATAGTGAGTATCAAGCCTTTTACAAGAAGAAGTATCAAGAAGTTCCTAAACATCAACACAAACGAGCCATCGTCTTAACCGCTAGAAAATTTGTGCGTCTGGTGGATGCGCTACTACGCAACCGCCAACTCTATACGCCACCAAGGAGGCTTATGGAAGATAAGTGATTATCGGCACAAGTCCTTGGTTAGACTAGTGAAAAAAGCGTTTTTCGCTAGGTGTTTTTAGTGCACCCTTTTTTCTAGAAAATCAACTAAAGTTTAATCAACTTTATCTTGACTTTTTACCACTAGACTCTTGTTGACAGTTGTGTCAACTTATTTCATTAGCATCTTCAAGCTAGACTTGATGTAGTTTTCAGCACTATCAGAGGTCCCTTCAAAGAAAGCACGGATTTTCTTGAGCTCACTGGCTTTATACCCAAGAGCCAGCAAGGCTTCCATGGCTTCGTCCAGCTCTTCATTGCCTGCTGCTTTAGTTTTTGGTGACTTAGCGTCACTCTTGACATCGACAAACTTACCAGCTAGATCCAGTATCATCTGCTGAGCCGTTTTCTTGCCAATCTTAGGAAACTTCATCAAGTACTTGATATCACTGGTATCAATGGCAGCGACAAGCCCGTCATTGTCGTCAACAGCGATGATGGCAAGCGCTGTTGTCGGACCTATACCAGACACTGAGATGAGATTGAGAAAGACTTCCTTCTCGTCCTCGCTATGAAAGCCATAGAGCACGTGCGCATCGTCACGAATGACCTGATGTAGTGGAAGAAGAATCTCCTGCTGCATAGCATTTGAAAAACTGTAGGGATTTGCCACGTTAATCTTGTAGCCTATGCCAGAAGCTTCTACGACAATGTAGTTAGCTGTGATTTTAGTAACTGTCCCTTTGATATAATCGTACATGTTGTCCTCGCTTAATATTTGCCCAGTTCACGTAAGCTGGTATGATTTTCCTGTATCCGACGGAACATCTTTTCCATATCCGACTGGCTAAAGTGCACCAAAACCGGACGCCCGTGCGGGCAATTATAAGGATTTTGGCATTGAGATAACTGCACGAGAAGATTACGTGCAGAATAATCGTCTAGGTGATGATTTGCCTTGATGCTACGTTTACAAGACATCATAATGGCAAGCTCTGCTCGGTAAGTCTTGATAGAGACTTCATTGGTCAAAAGCAGCATATCACACATCTCATAGACGCCTGATTCTATCTCCTCTTCTTTCATCCAGATAGGGTGCTCTCTTAGGATAAAGGTGTTCTCACCATAAGGCTCTAAGTAAATACCCACTTGGTTAAGGAGTGCCATTTTTTCCTGCAAAGAAATAAAGTCCGCAGATGAAAACTCAAACAAATATGGCACCAGCAATTGCTGTAAACTACTGTCAACATCTGCTATTTTCTCACGGTAATACTCATACTTAACACGCTCTTGAGCTGCATGTTGGTCAATGATAAAGAGCCCGTCTCTACCTTGAGCAAAGAGATAAGTGCCGTGCATTTGCCCAAAATAGTCTAGCTCTGGAAAAGTGGACTTGGTTTCATTTTCCAGTTTATTGAGCAGTTTTTCAACTGTTGCTTTGTTTTGATAATTAAAATCTGGGTGTTCGCCGTCTTGGGCTGTTTGTGTCTGGCGTTCGGCATATTTTACCGTTACAGATTTTGCCTTGTCATCTTCCTTGACATCATTGTCAACGTTCGTTGCCACTGTTAAAGGTTGGCTGCTTTCTTCTACTAGGGCTTCTTTCATAAAGAAATCATTTTTTTCTTTATCGTAATACAGCTTGCTAGAGGTTAATGGCAACTTTGTCTGCTCAGCTTTAGGTTTTGTCCTTGTGCTTGCCTTGGCGAGATTGTCAAGAGCATCTGGGATGAGGTCTTGCTCTTTAAGAGCCTCTTGTATCGCTTGGCTGATAAGCTGCATGAGCTCACGCTCTTTTGAGATACGGACTTCCTGCTTGGTTGGATGAACATTGACATCCGCTAGATAAGGGTCAATCTGAATGTCAATGACTGCAATCGGAAAGCGCCCGACCATCAGTTTTGAGCCATAGCCATCTAGTATCGCTCGGTTGAGCAAGAAATTTTTGATGTAGCGCCCGTTGATGAGAAGGGTGATATAGTTGCGATTCGCTCTGGTCAGCTCCGGTAAACTAATATAGCCTGACACCTCAAAATCCAAATCAGCAGCAGAAATCTCAATCATCTTCTTAGCTGTCGTAATGCCGTAAATCCCTGCAATAGCCTGCTTCAAATCACCGCTGCCACTCGTCTGAATGAGTGTGCGCCCATCACTAATCAACTCAAAAGCAATCTGCGGATGAGCGAGACTTTGGCGATTTACCACATCAACGATATGAGCCAACTCCGCCTGCAAGCTCTTCATATACTTGAGACGTGCAGGTGTGTTGAAAAACAAATCTTCAACGACAATCTTAGCCCCAACAGGAGTCGACGTAGGCTCTTGTGAGAGGATTTTACCTCCTTCAGCAATCAAAAGCGTACCATGAGACTCACTGGCTGACGCTGTCTTGATACTCAAACGGCTGATAGAAGCAATGGACGGTAGCGCCTCACCCCTAAAGCCAAGTGTTCGGATACGAAACAAATCGCCCTGTTTTTTTATTTTACTCGTTGCGTGACGACGTAAACTAAGCGCTACATCCTCAGACAGCATCCCCTCACCATCATCAATGACAGCCATCTTTTTCAGACCAGACTCTTCTATCTCAACGGTAATGTGGCTGCTACCAGCGTCAATAGCATTTTCGAGTAATTCTTTAATAACGCTGCTGGGACGTTCGATAACTTCACCAGCAGCAATCTGATTGGCTAAAATTTCTGGAAGTTCTATGATATTTGCCATAGCTCTCCTTTCTTTTTGTAAACATGGCTTGACAGTTTGTTTACAATTCTTGTTTAAGTGTAAAGAGAAGATTCATCGCCTCCATTGGCGTTAATGTCATCATATCTGTCTCTTTTAGGGTCTTGATAATCTTGTCATAAGAAGGCTCTTCAAAAAGCGATAACTGCTCGCCTACAGAAGTGTCTGTTGCAGGCTTCTCTTTTTGATTATCCTCGGTAGTTGGTGACAGTGGCGGCTCAGAAGCGTTTGTCTCTAACTCTTCTAAGATAACATCTGCCCGCTCTAATAACTCCTCAGGCAAGCCTGCAATCTTAGCAACATGAATACCATAGGATTTATCCGCAGGACCTTCTGCAATCTGATGTAAGAAAGTCACCTCACCATCTTTTTCTAAGGTCGCCACATGGACGTTGACAAGATTCGTCAACTCTTTTGACAAACTTGTCAACTCGTGGTAATGCGTTGCAAACATGGTTTTAGCTTGAACATGATG encodes:
- the mutL gene encoding DNA mismatch repair endonuclease MutL codes for the protein MANIIELPEILANQIAAGEVIERPSSVIKELLENAIDAGSSHITVEIEESGLKKMAVIDDGEGMLSEDVALSLRRHATSKIKKQGDLFRIRTLGFRGEALPSIASISRLSIKTASASESHGTLLIAEGGKILSQEPTSTPVGAKIVVEDLFFNTPARLKYMKSLQAELAHIVDVVNRQSLAHPQIAFELISDGRTLIQTSGSGDLKQAIAGIYGITTAKKMIEISAADLDFEVSGYISLPELTRANRNYITLLINGRYIKNFLLNRAILDGYGSKLMVGRFPIAVIDIQIDPYLADVNVHPTKQEVRISKERELMQLISQAIQEALKEQDLIPDALDNLAKASTRTKPKAEQTKLPLTSSKLYYDKEKNDFFMKEALVEESSQPLTVATNVDNDVKEDDKAKSVTVKYAERQTQTAQDGEHPDFNYQNKATVEKLLNKLENETKSTFPELDYFGQMHGTYLFAQGRDGLFIIDQHAAQERVKYEYYREKIADVDSSLQQLLVPYLFEFSSADFISLQEKMALLNQVGIYLEPYGENTFILREHPIWMKEEEIESGVYEMCDMLLLTNEVSIKTYRAELAIMMSCKRSIKANHHLDDYSARNLLVQLSQCQNPYNCPHGRPVLVHFSQSDMEKMFRRIQENHTSLRELGKY
- a CDS encoding DNA-3-methyladenine glycosylase I gives rise to the protein MRCAWVKESNPLYVHYHDEEWGIPCHDDGQLFELLCLETYQAGLSWETVLKKRAAFRVAFHQYDVDKVAEMSDGDLDALLDNPNIIRHKAKLYATRANAQAFLAVCDTFGSFERYIWSFTNFTPIVNQVDEQHPVPSKTPLSESISKDMKKRGFKFVGPVCIYSFLQAAGLINDHDNQCDFK
- the ruvA gene encoding Holliday junction branch migration protein RuvA, producing MYDYIKGTVTKITANYIVVEASGIGYKINVANPYSFSNAMQQEILLPLHQVIRDDAHVLYGFHSEDEKEVFLNLISVSGIGPTTALAIIAVDDNDGLVAAIDTSDIKYLMKFPKIGKKTAQQMILDLAGKFVDVKSDAKSPKTKAAGNEELDEAMEALLALGYKASELKKIRAFFEGTSDSAENYIKSSLKMLMK
- a CDS encoding IS110 family transposase — encoded protein: MKCFVGLDVSSTKLDVCIMLSDTTTPFTASLSNDLTGASEIKKHILELNETYSFERIVIGMEATSLYSFHPAMFFNEDSQLKALNVEVMVEQPNKIKKYRETFEESKNDTIDAFYIADYFRIERFSPAFLKEEKYLALQHLTRTRLQLIEQLTRTKQHFIENIYYKCNTLSTEIKNENLTTSLWSSTMISLMTKDYTLDELATVPLKDLADFIQKLGRGRFKAPDKLAKAIQAAIRGSYRLPKLQQDSVNVILGLLAREIRNLEQMIKDIDKAIEDMVEVIPEYQCLTSIPGVGKVYAAGIIAEIGQIERFKDHPQVAKYAGLNWKQNQSGNANSQNTDLVKRGNRYLRYYLVEAANSVRRHDSEYQAFYKKKYQEVPKHQHKRAIVLTARKFVRLVDALLRNRQLYTPPRRLMEDK